The proteins below are encoded in one region of Pomacea canaliculata isolate SZHN2017 linkage group LG7, ASM307304v1, whole genome shotgun sequence:
- the LOC112569301 gene encoding uncharacterized protein LOC112569301: MFVVTCIYSAFLLLMPYVDAQLKSRLVNGTAPWNGRLEILYNGTWGTVCDDAFGKEEAQVACRMLGFVRSQALVVTSFMYGEGSGLIILDDLMCTGEETSLDECDHRGFTENDCSHSEDVGIICSTQPVKLHLRNTQSSSLYKGRAEMQIGGGNWIELCTSYDMAKVVCRQLGLSSNAAIFTNASVTEMSLYGERERLTVMSMFICLGNETSLFECQQAADSTAGYYYRFCNMYYNIICNDSLYTRILFDYHSYPPLEGTNMSLECERAQSLQSNVDYWWYVYSREGTYRPMGKNLIFNKVISQHQGLRVQCVARYNYNGVVYREASDAFVIQVCCAPTINSTNEPPPALSSIGDEGHLSIEMTAHPTPHLINITYLGPVLNESIEGKNVGNSTLVDCVANLVSRASVTCSITVFNISQAAEGFYKAIFSNSLGHLPFIFKVNRNVDRTGERSSFLLTVRGSSLGGAVTVIAAAIFFICHWKRRNKSRVTRETLSERKQSAGVRLEEIPAGGVMNVYHEEKTVDSEKKTRNEEKVDSYPIYVNTAELAEENDHIYSNVGVSGSGRQRRE; encoded by the exons ATGTTCGTGGTGACTTGtatttattcagcttttcttcttctgatgcCATATGTCG ATGCACAGCTGAAATCTCGGCTTGTGAATGGAACTGCTCCGTGGAACGGCCGCCTTGAAATATTGTACAATGGAACatggggcacagtgtgtgacgATGCTTTCGGGAAAGAAGAGGCACAGGTGGCCTGTAGGATGCTTGGCTTCGTCAG GTCTCAAGCGTTGGTGGTGACGTCATTCATGTACGGAGAAGGCTCGGGCCTCATCATCCTTGACGACCTGATGTGTACAGGCGAGGAGACTAGTTTGGATGAGTGTGACCATAGAGGGTTTACCGAAAACGACTGCAGTCACAGTGAGGATGTTGGTATCATCTGCAGCACTC AACCTGTGAAACTGCATTTAAGGAATACTCAAAGCTCTAGCCTTTACAAAGGTCGTGCAGAGATGCAAATTGGAGGGGGCAACTGGATCGAATTGTGCACATCTTATGATATGGCCAAAGTCGTTTGCAGACAGCTTGGATTATCATC GAATGCTGCGATATTTACAAATGCATCAGTAACTGAGATGAGTTTATATGGAGAAAGAGAGCGCCTTACAGTTATGTCCATGTTTATTTGCCTTGGGAATGAGACTAGTCTTTTTGAGTGCCAGCAGGCTGCAGATTCTACTGCAGGTTATTACTACAGATTCTGCAACATGTATTACAACATCATTTGCAATGACT CACTTTATACTCGCATACTGTTTGACTATCATTCATATCCGCCACTGGAAGGAACGAATATGTCTCTAGAGTGTGAGAGAGCACAGTCTCTTCAGTCAAATGTTGACTACTGGTGGTACGTGTATTCCAGAGAAGGTACTTATCGCCCGATGGGGAAAAACTTGATCTTTAATAAGGTGATCAGTCAACATCAAGGTCTCAGAGTGCAGTGTGTGGCCAGGTACAACTACAATGGAGTTGTTTACAGGGAAGCTAGTGACGCCTTTGTCATACAGGTTTGCT GTGCTCCTACAATTAATTCCACTAACGAACCACCGCCAGCGTTATCCAGTATCGGTGATGAAGGACATCTCAGCATTGAAATGAcagcccaccccacccctcacctGATAAATATCACCTACCTCGGACCAGTCTTGAATGAAAGTATTGAAGGCAAAAACGTTGGAAACTCGACGCTTGTTGACTGCGTTGCTAACCTCGTCTCACGTGCTTCAGTCACGTGTTCCATCACCGTCTTCAACATCTCACAGGCTGCTGAAGGTTTTTACAAGGCTATTTTTAGCAACAGCCTCGGGCACCTGCCTTTCATATTTAAAGTGAACCGTAATG TCGATCGCACTGGAGAAAGATCAAGTTTTTTGTTGACCGTCCGTGGTTCATCTCTTGGCGGAGCGGTCACAGTCATCGCTGCAGCAATCTTCTTTATCTGTCACTGGAAAC GTAGAAATAAGAGCCGTGTGACAAGAGAGACTCTTTCGGAGAGGAAACAGTCGGCAGGAGTGCGTCTGGAAGAAATACCAGCTGGAGGTGTGATGAACGTGTATCATGAGGAGAAAACTGTCGACAGTGAAAAGAAGACCCGAAATGAAGAGAAAGTTGATTCTT ACCCTATCTATGTCAACACTGCTGAACTTGCCGAGGAAAACGATCACATCTACAGCAATGTTGGAGTGAGTGGAAGTGGACGGCAAAGGCGTGAATAA
- the LOC112569319 gene encoding deleted in malignant brain tumors 1 protein-like: MTMFVVTSAFAAFLLVIPCVDAQSHVRLVNGTDHWNGRLEMLYDGTWSTVCVFGFRKQEAQVTCRMLGFNTSQVFAVSTDRYGYGLDYKMLHLKCKGDETSLQQCSHTRFYTDFCHNVVGITCNTEHARLRLRDTQNMGPDRGQAQIDIGNGDWETVCVTSDVTAGVVCRQLGLPWQAAILREIPVESSDEFNRLLLTVTSFIFCLGNETNIFECQHGLPRYGDCRDYKIICRNFSVNIHTNSKQYPLMEETKATLKCESNERSDVIKYTWPENAGGFPDGSSLIITRVTREHHGSRVRCEAMYSDGEVVSSDTLQLQVYCEYWGRPAMNAVNKTPRQHLVSVSKLVLN, encoded by the exons atgaCGATGTTCGTGGTAACATCTGCATTTgcagcttttcttcttgtgatcCCATGTGTCG ATGCACAGTCTCATGTCCGGCTTGTAAATGGAACTGACCATTGGAATGGCCGCCTTGAGATGTTGTACGATGGAACATGGAGCACAGTCTGTGTCTTTGGGTTTAGGAAACAAGAGGCGCAGGTgacctgcaggatgctgggcttcaacac GTCGCAAGTTTTCGCCGTGTCAACAGATAGGTACGGATATGGTTTGGACTATAAAATGTTACACCTGAAGTGTAAAGGTGACGAGACTAGCTTACAACAATGTAGCCATACACGGTTTTACACGGACTTCTGCCACAATGTGGTTGGTATCACCTGCAACACAG AACACGCACGACTGCGTTTGAGGGATACTCAGAACATGGGACCTGACAGAGGTCAGGCACAGATAGACATCGGGAATGGTGATTGGGAGACAGTGTGCGTGACGTCTGACGTCACTGCCGgggtcgtctgtagacagctcggcttaccatg gcAAGCGGCGATTTTGAGAGAAATACCTGTGGAGAGTTCCGATGAATTCAACCGACTGCTTCTGACAGTAACCAGCTTTATATTTTGCCTGGGGAAtgagacaaacatttttgagtGTCAGCATGGGTTGCCTCGTTACGGAGACTGCCGAGActacaaaattatttgcaggaact tttctgtcaacattCATACAAACAGTAAGCAATATCCTTTGATGGAGGAAACAAaagctactttaaagtgtgagagcaatgagcggtctgatgtaataaagtacacgtggccagaaaatgcaggcgggttccctgatggcagtagcctgatcatcactagagtgaccagggaacatcatggaagccgagtgaggtgtgaggcgatgtacagtgatggtgaagttgtctccagtgatacactgcaattacaggtttactgtgagtattggggTCGACCGGCAATGAATGCTGTGAATAAAACCCCTCGACAGCATTTAGTCTCCGTAAgcaaattagttttaaattga